The sequence CGAGGGCCTGCCCAGGCGCTGGGCCGCCAGGTCCAGGCGCTGGCCTTGTTTGTCCAGCCAGCGCTCCAGGCTGCCCTGGGTGCGCACCTCCAGCTGGTCCAGCGCATTCAGCCAGGCATCGCGCGGCTGGGCCACCAGCTCGGCCGCAGCCGTGGGCGTGGGCGCACGCAGATCGGCACAGAAATCGGCGATGGTGAAATCGGTCTCATGGCCTACGCCGCTGACCAGGGGCACCGGGCTTTGGACGATGGTGCGGGCCAGTTCCTCGTCATTAAAGCCCCACAGGTCTTCCATGGAGCCGCCGCCGCGCACCAGCAAGATCACATCGATGGGGGGCTCGCCCGCACGCGGCTGCTCGGCTCGCGCATACAGCTGCTGCAGCGCCGCCACCAGCGAGGCCGGCGCCTGCACGCCCTGCACCAGGGCCGGTGCCAACACCACCGGAATATGCGGCACGCGCCGCTGCAAGGCCGTGGCCACATCGTGCAGCGCAGCGGCGCCGGGCGAGGTGACCAGGCCTATGCCGCGCGGCATCACCGGCAACGGGCGTTTGCGCGCGGTATCGAAAAGGCCCTCGGCCTCCAACTGGGCCTTGAGGCGCAAAAACTGCTCGAACAGCGCGCCCTGGCCGGCGCGTTCCAAGGTTTCAACGATGAGCTGCAGGTCGCCGCGCTGCTCGTACACGCCCAGGCGGCCGCGCAGCTCCACCAGCTCGCCGTCGCGCGGCGTGAAGCTCAGGCCGCTGGCGGCGCGGCGAAACATGGCGCAGCGGATCTGGCCGGCCGCATCCTTGATGGAGAAATAGCAATGGCCACTGGCCGCGCGCGAGAAACCGGTGATCTCGCCACGCACGGCCACGGGGTTGAAGCGCGCTTCCAGGCTGTCGGCCACGGCGCGGCACAGCGCCCCCACGGACCAGACTGTAGGTGCAGCGGAAGGCTGATGAGGGTCAAACATAGGCAGTGATCAAGGGGGGTAAACCGCAGGTGCGGGGCAGGCTATCCACAACGTGCACGCCCGCGCAGACCTGGCGCATTAGCAATGAGAACTCAAAAAACACTTGCAAACAACGATGCAAGATCTTGATTTTTCTTAATTTAATTCAGGTACCGCGACGGCCTTGCATTCAGCGGGCCTTCAGTCAGGCGCACAGCGCTGCACTGGCTTTGTGCTTGCGCACAAAGTTATCCACAGAAATTTCTGTGTTATATGCATTTCAAAACAAGGCCGATAC comes from Comamonas sp. GB3 AK4-5 and encodes:
- the xseA gene encoding exodeoxyribonuclease VII large subunit, which encodes MFDPHQPSAAPTVWSVGALCRAVADSLEARFNPVAVRGEITGFSRAASGHCYFSIKDAAGQIRCAMFRRAASGLSFTPRDGELVELRGRLGVYEQRGDLQLIVETLERAGQGALFEQFLRLKAQLEAEGLFDTARKRPLPVMPRGIGLVTSPGAAALHDVATALQRRVPHIPVVLAPALVQGVQAPASLVAALQQLYARAEQPRAGEPPIDVILLVRGGGSMEDLWGFNDEELARTIVQSPVPLVSGVGHETDFTIADFCADLRAPTPTAAAELVAQPRDAWLNALDQLEVRTQGSLERWLDKQGQRLDLAAQRLGRPSGNLAQQRLRCARLAQQVQHAALLQLKLETQNVQALEAGLMPGMQRALQQCRQGMEQLAHRLELLDPRRVLQRGYSLLTNSTGHAVTRVAEAPVGAALKVHLSDGSVDVTVTQPKLL